In Mangifera indica cultivar Alphonso unplaced genomic scaffold, CATAS_Mindica_2.1 Un_0014, whole genome shotgun sequence, the following are encoded in one genomic region:
- the LOC123205751 gene encoding centromere protein V-like: protein MDEDLIVHNGGCHCGRVRWRVQAPSSVIAWKCNCSDCSMRANVHFIVPSQRFELLGDSKEFLTTYTFGTHTAKHIFCKVCGITSFYIPRSNPDGIAVTYRCIDPGTLSHVEIKVYDGKNWESSYNQAGIASCSKTNEPK from the coding sequence ATGGATGAAGACTTAATTGTGCATAATGGCGGATGCCACTGTGGAAGAGTAAGATGGCGAGTCCAAGCACCAAGTAGTGTTATAGCGTGGAAGTGCAACTGTTCTGACTGCTCAATGAGAGCCAATGTTCACTTCATCGTTCCTTCTCAAAGATTTGAGCTTTTGGGAGATTCCAAAGAGTTTCTTACGACATACACTTTTGGCACTCATACAGCAAAGCACATATTCTGTAAGGTCTGTGGCATCACTTCATTCTATATTCCACGATCAAATCCAGATGGAATTGCAGTTACATACAGGTGCATAGACCCAGGAACCCTGTCCCATGTTGAGATTAAGGTTTATGATGGAAAGAATTGGGAGAGTTCATATAATCAAGCAGGGATTGCTTCATGTTCAAAGACTAATGAGCCAAAATAA
- the LOC123205732 gene encoding centromere protein V-like, producing MDEDLIVHNGGCHCGRVRWRVQAPSSAIAWKGNCSDCSMRASQSFIVPSQRFELLGDSKEFLATYTFGTHTAKHLFCKVCGITSFYIPRSNPDGIAVTFRCVDPGTLSHVEIKLYDGKNWESSYNQTGIASCSKTNEPK from the coding sequence ATGGATGAAGATTTAATTGTGCATAATGGCGGATGCCACTGTGGAAGAGTAAGATGGCGAGTCCAAGCACCGAGTAGTGCTATAGCTTGGAAGGGCAACTGTTCTGACTGCTCAATGAGAGCCAGTCAGAGCTTCATTGTTCCTTCTCAAAGATTTGAGCTTTTGGGAGATTCCAAAGAGTTTCTTGCGACATACACATTTGGCACTCATACAGCAAAGCACTTATTCTGTAAGGTTTGTGGCATCACCTCATTCTATATTCCACGATCAAATCCAGATGGAATTGCAGTTACGTTCAGGTGCGTCGACCCAGGAACCCTGTCCCATGTTGAGATTAAGCTTTATGATGGAAAGAATTGGGAGAGTTCATATAATCAAACAGGGATTGCTTCATGTTCAAAGACTAATGAGCCAAAATAA
- the LOC123205746 gene encoding protein GAMETE EXPRESSED 1-like translates to MGCPPYLLFLLILSFISPKSHSWGLFSSSTSAEKTQANDFPSQAKDNSNGFVAEFSIKGVDNVKGKQLVEEAKGKLVGSNTCWRNAYRHIFAGCSEIIAIEKKRSRFSWHLSDCFQKDSGRPPFPYCDPNSAMVNCLKKLDDEEHKTYLAFLLETNSICYQLQAHAFQHETERLVNDLKRSAEYTENKLEIIEEKSDTLLQSSDKIYESLDSIDNRVQSVAQTTKGVQDCVDVLSRHSEAVYQQSTKIASSQAELQEGQVRMKEKFHEGMALLHDAYKVLGEEFGTLRDEAIGIEQEISKVGDAIFSRMENLQNKADDIGSMAGVCLDKQQLLLQGQSTELDGLQFLTKFQSEALEESRKKLQELADYGHKQQEKLLKRQAQLQEVHDHLVENSESLLAAQESFESKQASMFIALDRLSALQKTMLLESRIIKSLFIYSMTIFIIYMFTSAKQTYTIRHRLYMGLCVTFLIEVAIVRFTTNEIEQQTWMINLVRSLFLILSALQLLHAIFTYIDYEYLNHQMLQTLLEKVNGLQRNKELAWESESESDVDWPSWMHRELQEEIDDFEDPNHLISDGKQ, encoded by the exons ATGGGTTGTCCTCCTTATCTTCTGTTTCtgttaattttatcatttatttcacCAAAAAGCCATTCATGGGGTTTGTTTTCTTCTAGCACTTCTGCAGAGAAAACTCAAGCCAATGATTTCCCTTCACAGGCAAAAGATAATTCCAATGGTTTTGTTGCTGAATTCTCTATAAAGGGTGTTGATAATGTGAAGGGAAAGCAGCTTGTTGAAGAAGCGAAAGGCAAATTAGTTGGCTCGAACACTTGTTGGAGAAATGCTTATAGACATATCTTCGCCGGCTGCTCGGAGATTATTGCCATTGAAAAGAAAAGGTCTAGATTTTCTTGGCATCTCAGTGATTGCTTTCAAAAGGACTCCGGGAGACCTCCATTTCCATATTGTGATCCAAATTCTGCCATGGTTAATTGCCTGAAGAAATTAGATGATGAGGAGCACAAGACTTATCTTGCATTCTTATTGGAAACTAATTCCATTTGCTACCAGTTACA GGCTCATGCATTTCAGCATGAAACTGAGAGATTGGTGAATGACCTTAAACGTTCTGCAGAATATACAGAAAACAAGCTGGAAATCATAGAAGAGAAATCTGATACACTGTTGCAGAGTTCCGACAAGATATATGAGTCGTTGGATTCCATTGATAACCGAGTTCAAAGCGTAGCTCAAACGACAAAAGGTGTACAAGATTGTGTTGATGTTTTGTCAAGGCATTCGGAAGCTGTTTATCAGCAATCTACGAAAATTGCATCTTCTCAAGCGGAGCTACAAGAAGGACAAGTCAGAATGAAGGAAAAGTTTCATGAAGGGATGGCATTGCTTCATGATGCTTACAAAGTTTTGGGTGAAGAATTTGGAACCTTAAGAGACGAGGCTATTGGAATCGAGCAAGAGATCAGCAAAGTTGGAGATGCAATATTTTCCAGGATGGAAAATCTACAGAACAAAGCTGATGATATTGGGAGCATGGCGGGAGTTTGTTTAGATAAGCAACAACTACTTCTTCAGGGTCAATCCACAGAACTTGATGGCCTTCAATTTCTTACCAAATTTCAATCTGAAGCACTTGAAGAAAGCAG GAAGAAACTGCAAGAATTAGCTGATTATGGGCATAAACAACAGGAAAAGCTTTTAAAAAGACAAGCACAGCTTCAGGAAGTTCATGATCACCTGGTTGAGAACTCAGAATCGCTATTGGCAGCTCAG GAATCTTTTGAATCAAAGCAAGCTAGCATGTTCATTGCTCTAGATAGGCTATCTGCTTTGCAGAAAACCATGTTGTTGGAGTCTCGAATAATCAAGTCTCTCTTCATCTACTCTATGACTATTTTTATCATCTACATGTTCACCAGTGCAAAGCAAACCTACACCATCAGGCACAGGTTATACATGG GGCTGTGCGTTACATTCTTGATTGAAGTGGCAATAGTTCGATTCACAACAAATGAAATTGAGCAACAAACATGGATGATAAATTTAGTTAGATCGCTTTTTCTGATTCTGTCAGCATTGCAGCTTCTACATGCCATTTTTACCTACAT AGACTATGAATACTTGAATCATCAGATGCTACAAACCTTGCTTGAGAAAGTTAATGGCTTGCAAAGAAACAAAGAGCTGGCATGGGAGTCTGAGTCGGAGAGTGATGTAGATTGGCCTTCATGGATGCATAGAGAATTGCAAGAGGaaatagatgattttgaagatcCCAACCATTTGATTTCGGATGGAAAACAGTGA